A genomic stretch from Sulfurimonas sediminis includes:
- the rpsI gene encoding 30S ribosomal protein S9 has translation MATKIYATGRRKASIAKVWLTPGTGKITINGLSLDAWLGGLEAKKLRVKQPLVLTKQDSNVDIVATTLGGGFGGQADALRHGISRALVAYNPELKTVLKPEGMMTRDSRVVERKKPGKRKARRSRQFSKR, from the coding sequence ATGGCAACAAAAATTTATGCAACAGGTCGTCGTAAAGCGTCTATAGCAAAAGTATGGTTAACTCCTGGAACAGGAAAAATTACTATCAATGGTCTTTCATTAGATGCGTGGTTAGGTGGACTTGAAGCGAAAAAACTTCGTGTAAAGCAACCACTCGTTCTTACAAAACAAGACTCGAATGTAGATATCGTGGCAACTACTCTTGGTGGTGGTTTCGGTGGTCAAGCAGATGCACTTCGTCACGGAATTTCTCGTGCTTTGGTAGCATATAATCCTGAACTCAAAACAGTACTCAAACCTGAAGGTATGATGACTCGTGATTCACGCGTTGTAGAGCGTAAGAAACCAGGTAAGCGTAAAGCTCGTCGTTCTCGCCAGTTCTCTAAACGTTAA
- a CDS encoding peptide-binding protein translates to MAKTFFFLFISLGFFLGTLNGATLHLATSSNPSRLNPVLATDSSSSEISSFIFNGLVKYDKDSKEIIGDLAEKFYFKDRQTLVFELKKNVLWHDGKKFTAKDVLFTYKTLFSDKIVSPYSSDFRFVKSVRIINDYKVEVRYTKPYFKALETWMMGILPEHILKNEKNLMNASFNTHPTGTGPYRLTRLEYSKNIELSAFDAYFEGRPKIDTVSFHVIGDAMTRFLMLKSGQLDIGSVEPFVYERQLTQKFFENFNIYEKITLSYTYLGFNLRKKKFQNPKVRRALSLAIDRQELIDILFLKHAKVCTGPFLPGTIAFNPDVKAPTQNIGEAKRLLKEAGYDADHPFTFEIATSNASSIRPYAAEILQYQLQKAGVIVKLRVMEWQAFLNMVVFPHKFDTVLLGWGLSPTPDPYMFWHSKSDKPGGFNLVGYHNSEIDAMIEKSQATIERKKLGRLWRKMFKIIADDNPYLFLYIPNAITAVNKKIKHIEPAQSGIWHNYIQWEKN, encoded by the coding sequence ATGGCAAAGACGTTTTTTTTTCTTTTTATTTCCTTGGGTTTTTTCTTAGGTACTCTTAACGGAGCCACCCTGCATCTGGCCACATCTTCAAATCCTTCAAGGCTCAATCCTGTATTGGCGACAGATTCCTCTTCCTCGGAAATAAGCTCTTTTATATTTAACGGGCTTGTCAAATATGACAAAGATTCCAAAGAGATTATAGGGGATTTGGCAGAGAAGTTTTATTTTAAAGACAGACAGACACTTGTTTTTGAACTCAAAAAAAATGTTTTGTGGCATGACGGCAAAAAATTCACTGCCAAGGATGTGCTCTTTACCTATAAGACACTCTTCTCAGATAAAATAGTTTCGCCTTACAGTTCAGATTTTCGTTTTGTCAAAAGTGTCAGGATTATCAATGACTACAAGGTAGAAGTACGATATACAAAACCCTACTTTAAAGCACTTGAGACATGGATGATGGGGATACTCCCCGAACATATTCTAAAAAACGAAAAAAACCTGATGAACGCCTCTTTTAATACACATCCGACAGGTACAGGTCCCTATAGACTGACACGTCTTGAATACTCAAAAAACATAGAGCTTTCTGCTTTTGATGCGTATTTTGAGGGCAGACCAAAGATAGATACTGTTTCTTTTCATGTTATCGGTGATGCAATGACAAGATTTTTGATGCTTAAATCAGGACAACTCGATATCGGAAGTGTAGAGCCTTTCGTTTATGAAAGACAGCTTACACAGAAATTTTTTGAAAACTTTAATATATATGAAAAAATCACTCTCTCCTATACATATCTCGGGTTTAATCTGCGAAAAAAGAAGTTTCAAAATCCCAAAGTCAGACGTGCACTCTCTTTGGCGATTGACAGACAGGAACTCATCGACATTCTTTTTTTAAAACATGCAAAGGTCTGCACGGGTCCTTTTTTGCCAGGAACCATTGCCTTTAATCCTGATGTTAAAGCGCCGACGCAAAATATTGGGGAGGCAAAAAGACTTTTAAAAGAGGCAGGGTATGATGCAGACCATCCCTTTACTTTTGAGATAGCCACTTCAAATGCCAGCTCCATTCGTCCGTATGCGGCAGAAATACTGCAGTATCAGCTCCAAAAAGCCGGTGTAATTGTCAAGCTGAGAGTCATGGAATGGCAGGCTTTTTTAAATATGGTGGTTTTTCCGCATAAATTTGACACGGTTCTTTTGGGCTGGGGACTCTCGCCTACACCCGACCCCTATATGTTCTGGCACTCAAAAAGTGACAAACCGGGCGGTTTTAACCTTGTAGGTTATCACAACAGTGAAATAGACGCAATGATAGAAAAATCACAGGCGACGATTGAGAGAAAAAAACTGGGACGGCTGTGGAGAAAGATGTTTAAAATCATTGCAGATGACAATCCTTATCTTTTTTTGTATATTCCAAATGCCATTACGGCTGTGAACAAAAAGATAAAGCATATAGAACCGGCACAAAGCGGTATATGGCACAACTACATACAATGGGAGAAAAACTGA
- the rplM gene encoding 50S ribosomal protein L13, with amino-acid sequence MKFTKIATPEQIDQKWVLIDAEGKTFGRMITEVATILRGKNKPCFTPNIDCGDYVVIINASKAKFNGLGKIANKEYFSHSGYFGSTKSVKMTELLEKNPEKLYKLATRGMLPKTKLGAKMLKKLKIYAGAEHPHTAQIAK; translated from the coding sequence ATGAAATTTACAAAAATTGCAACTCCTGAACAAATCGATCAAAAATGGGTTTTGATTGATGCTGAGGGTAAAACATTTGGTCGTATGATCACTGAAGTAGCTACTATACTTCGTGGAAAAAACAAACCATGTTTTACTCCTAATATAGACTGTGGTGACTATGTAGTTATCATCAATGCTTCTAAGGCAAAATTTAACGGTCTTGGAAAAATAGCAAATAAAGAATATTTTTCTCACTCTGGGTACTTCGGTAGCACTAAGAGTGTTAAAATGACTGAGCTTTTAGAAAAGAACCCTGAGAAACTATATAAATTAGCAACTCGCGGTATGCTTCCTAAAACTAAGCTTGGTGCTAAAATGCTGAAAAAATTAAAAATTTATGCAGGTGCTGAGCATCCTCACACTGCACAAATAGCTAAGTAA